From one Vanessa tameamea isolate UH-Manoa-2023 chromosome 9, ilVanTame1 primary haplotype, whole genome shotgun sequence genomic stretch:
- the LOC113395034 gene encoding eukaryotic peptide chain release factor GTP-binding subunit ERF3A, which translates to MSNNGASDSWESQADVNGEQGAKDDVSTKFSTLNVNAVEFVPSFCKPSQDNDNSDTPNSPQKSESRSTNSTESPVLNGCGDGAESGDGRAASASPRVEEPPPVPPAVAPADASTDDPADDQAGTQALAAADIAPLPVPPDVSPTADSWEAEADDPLLTPEDNNDEEESEQQEDEETAKKIPKKKPIRVEDTRSKKEHVNVVFIGHVDAGKSTIGGQIMSLTGMVDKRTLDKYEREAREKSRESWYLSWALDTNQEERDKGKTVEVGRAYFETEKKHFTILDAPGHKSFVPNMIGGAAQADLAVLVISARKGEFETGFDRGGQTREHAMLAKTAGVKHLVALVNKMDDPTVNWDEKRYNECRDKILPYLKKLGFNPAKDLSFLPVSGQTGQGLLEKVSEEICTWYQGPSFIQLIDDLPSLNRKMDGPFIMPVVDKYKDMGTVLMGKVEAGTTRKGSTLFLMPNRVQVTVDQLWSDDIEVTSIGPGENVKVKLKGIEEEDVSPGFVLCDITEPITTGKVFDAQVVILEHKSIICAGYSAVMHIHCAAEEVTVKALICLVDKKTGEKSKTRPRFVKQDQVAIMRIDCAGIICLEPFKKFAQMGRFTLRDENKTIAIGKVLKVIE; encoded by the exons ATGTCCAATAACGGTGCTTCGGACTCTTGGGAAAGTCAAGCTGATGTTAATGGTGAACAAGGTGCAAAAGATGATGTGTCTACAAAATTTTCCACGTTGAATGTAAATGCCGTGGAATTCGTGCCTTCTTTTTGTAAGCCTTCCCAAGATAATGACAATAGCGATACACCTAATTCGCCACAAAAATCTGAAAGTAGATCTACAAATTCCACTGAAAGTCCTGTCTTAAACG GATGTGGTGATGGAGCCGAAAGTGGTGACGGTAGAGCGGCATCCGCATCACCCCGTGTTGAAGAACCACCTCCCGTACCGCCAGCCGTCGCTCCTGCAGATGCTTCTACCGACGATCCTGCAGATGATCAAGCCGGTACTCAAGCCCTTGCTGCTGCCGACATCGCGCCTCTGCCCGTCCCACCTGACGTATCTCCTACGGCTGACAGCTGGGAAGCTGAAGCTGATGATCCACTACTCACACCTGAAGATAATAATGACGAAGAAGAATCAGAGCAACAG gagGATGAAGAAACTGCAAAGAAAATTCCAAAAAAGAAGCCCATTCGAGTTGAGGATACGCGTAGCAAGAAAGAACATGTCAATGTAGTATTTATTGGACATGTAG ATGCTGGAAAATCAACTATTGGTGGTCAAATAATGTCATTAACGGGCATGGTGGATAAAAGAACATTGGACAAATATGAAAGAGAAGCAAGAGAGAAATCAAGAGAGTCATGGTATTTATCCTGGGCTCTTGATACTAATCAAGAag aacGAGACAAAGGAAAGACTGTAGAAGTTGGTAGAGCATATTTTGAGACTGAAAAAAAGCATTTTACAATTCTCGATGCGCCTGGACACAAGAGTTTTGTGCCCAATATGATTGGAGGTGCGGCGCAGGCTGATCTTGCTGTGCTG gTAATATCTGCGAGAAAAGGTGAATTTGAAACTGGATTCGATCGAGGGGGACAAACACGAGAGCATGCTATGTTGGCTAAGACTGCCGGTGTTAAACATTTAGTTGCCCTTGTTAATAAAATGGATGATCCAACTGTTAACTGGGATGAAAAAAG aTACAATGAATGTCGAGACAAAATCCTGCCATATCTTAAAAAACTTGGTTTCAATCCAGCTAAGGATTTGTCATTCCTACCCGTGTCTGGCCAAACAGGTCAAGGATTGTTGGAGAAA gtatCAGAAGAAATCTGTACATGGTACCAGGGACCATCATTTATTCAACTTATTGATGATTTACCATCTCTTAATCGCAAGATGGATGGGCCATTTATTATGCCTGTTGTTGACAAATACAAGGATATGGGTACAGTGCTCATGGGCAAAGTTGAAGCTGGAACCACTCGCAAAGGCAGTACCTTGTTCCTTATGCCTAATAGG GTTCAAGTAACAGTTGATCAGTTATGGTCGGATGATATTGAAGTAACTTCTATTGGTCCTGGTGAAAATGTAAAAGTGAAACTCAAAGGCATTGAAGAAGAAGATGTTTCCCCTGGCTTTGTTCTTTGTGATATCACAGAACCTATCACTACTGGGAAA gttTTTGATGCCCAAGTAGTCATTTTGGAGCACAAATCTATAATTTGTGCAGGATACTCTGCTGTTATGCACATACATTGTGCAGCTGAAGAAGTAACTGTTAAg GCACTTATCTGCTTGGTAGACAAGAAGACTGGAGAAAAATCTAAAACACGGCCGCGATTCGTGAAGCAGGACCAAGTGGCTATCATGAGGATAGATTGCGCGGGAATCATTTGCTTAGAACCATTTAAGAAATTTGCTCAAATGGGCAGATTCACATTAAGAGATGAAA ATAAAACTATCGCAATCGGTAAAGTCCTAAAAGTGATTGAGTAA